The stretch of DNA GCCGCGGACGCACCCGGAGGTGCCGTCGAGACCGACGAACGCGGTCGCCGCGGCCGCCGTGGCCGCCGTCGGAGGCTGGATCGTCGGTGCGGCGCTGCGCCCGGGCTGGGGTGGGTCGTTCGCGGCGCTCGGCTTCGGGCCGGGGGTCGGCCTGTTCGTCCACTACCGGCCGGTCGTCGCGGTCCGCGAACACGTCGAGCGCGTCGAGGCCGCGCTCCCGGACGCGCTCACGGCGATCGGACGGCGAGTCGACCGCGGCACCGCCGTCGAGACGGCGCTGACGGAGGCCGCGTCCGTGACGACCGACCCGCTGGCGTCGCTGCTCGTCGCCACCGTCGACCGACAGCGGACGCTCGGGACCGACCTCGAATCGGCCTTCCGGGGCGACCACGGGACGCTCGCGACGGTCCCGAGCCCGCGGCTCCGGCGTGTCGCCACGCTCCTGTCGGCGGCCGCGGCGGTCGGTCCGCCCGCCGGCGCGAGCATCACGAGGATGGGCGAGCACCTCGAGGAACTCCGCCGCGTCGAGCGGGAGACCGAGCGCGACCTCGCGCAGGTGACGGGGACGCTGTCGAACACGGCGGCGCTGTTCGGGCCGCTCGTCGGCGGGGCGACGGTCGCCCTCGCCGGGTCGATGCGGGCCGGCGGTCCCATCGAGACCGTCGCCGTCGGGGTCCTCGGACCGGTGGTCGGCTGGTACTGCCTCGTCCTCGCCGCACTCTTGACGGCGCTCTCGACCGGCCTCTACCGCGGGTTCGACCGCGCGCTCGTGGGCTCCCGGGTCGGACTCGCGCTCTGCTCGGCGACAGCGACCTTCCTCGCGGCGCTGGTCGCGACCCGGCTGCTCGTCTGAACGTTGAAGTACGAACGGGCGGCCAGGGCCGCCGTGTTCGACACGCACGCACAGACGCTGTTCGTCTGGGTCGCACTCGCCGCGGTCGGCGTCGCGGTCCTCGGGACCGTCGTCTCGATGCCCACGACGGCACCGCCCGACGCAAGCGCGGCGGCGGCCACGGTCGACGAGGTCGCCACCAGCCCGCCGGGGTCGGTCGCCGTCCGCGACGTCCACGCCGACTCGTGGTCGCTGTCCGACCGGCAACTCGGACTCCGATCCGACGGCGGGACCAGCCACGCGACGCTGCTCCGGCCCGCCGTCCCGGCGCTCGGGGGTCGACTGGCGGCTGTCGCCCGGGGCCGACCCCCCGCGACGGCCTTCCGGTCGGTCCGGGGGTTCGAGCGCGCAGTCACGCACGCGCGAGAGCGGGGCGTCGGCTGGCGGCCCGCGCCGACGCGACTGACGGTCAGGCACGTCGCCTGGGGAGGGGTTGATGTCACGCTCGTCGGCTAGGGCCGCGACGGAGCCGCTGGCGGCGCTGGTCGCCGTCGCCGCGGTCACGACGGGGCTGACCCTCTACGCCGGCGTCCTCGACACCGCGTTCGGCGCGGGACCGGACCGGCGGAACGTCGCCGAACCGACCGCCGACGGGATCGAGCAGCGGCTGACGACCGCCGGTGTCGTCCACCCGGCGCGGGTCCGGGAGTCGTTGGCCGCCGTCCCCGCCGGCTACGAGGGGAACGTCACGATCAGCGGGCCCGGCCGCTGGAGCGCGGGCCCGGAGCCGCCGGCGGGAGCCGCGACCGAACGCCGGCCGGTCAGCGTCGCGATCGGACCGGCGACGGTCCGCCGCGGGACACTCGCCGTACGGGTGTGGCGATGACTCGGGCCACGAGTACCGTCCTCGACGCGACGCTGTGCCTGCTGCTGGTCGGCGCGGCGGCGACGGTCGTGGTCGACGGCGTCGACACCGCGCCGGCACCCGACCGCACAGCGGCCGTGGAGCGGGCGGACCTGCTCGCGTCGAGCACGGCGAGTGTCGAGTACCGGCTGCGGACGCGCGGCGAGCACCCGGACTGGGTCGCCAACGGGTCGGCCCGCCACCGCCGGACGGCACACGGCACGCTCGCGGCGCTGCTGGCCGACGCCGCGATGACGAACGTCAGCAGCCGCGGTCGTCGCCTCTCGACGGCGAGCGTCGGGTTCGAGCGCCGCGTCCGGGACGCCACGCGTGACCGGCTCGCGGGCCCCGACCACGCGAGCAGGATTCGCGTCCACTGGACCCCGTACCGCGGTGCGCCGCTGTCGGCGACGACCACGGTGGGTGAGCGGCCGCCGCCGTCGGCCGACGTACGCAGTGTCACGCTCGCCGTCGCGAGCCCGATGGAGCCCGCCGCGGAACGCGCCCGCCGAGCGGCCGCCGGTGGCGACTACCGCGCCGTCGCGGCCGTCGTCGCCCGGTCGACGGTCGGCGGGCTGTTCCCGCCGGAGCAGACCCGACTCGCGCTCCACGGCGACTACCCCGCCGACCGACTGATGGCGAACCGCTACCGTCGGGCGGCGGCCCTGACCGGTGCCGGACGGCTACCGGGAGACGGGAACGTCAGTACCAACAACGCACGGCTCGCGGCGGCGCTCACCGACCGGTTCGCCGCGGATATGCGTCGGCGGTTCGCGTCGCCGCCGGCGGCCGCGGACGCCGTCCGGACGGGGCGCGTGACCCTCGTGGTACGGACGTGGTCTCGATGAAGGCGGACGACCGCGCCCGGGTTCCGTTCGCGCTGCTTGGCGTCCTGTTGCTGGTGAGCAGCCTCGCGCTGGCACCCACGCTCGGGACGCGGCCGACGCCGGAGACGACGGCCGTCGAGCGCGCGCTCGATCGGGGGACGGCGGCGACACAGACGGCGGTCCGGGACGGCGTCGCGACCGCCGGCCGACGGGCCGCGGCGAACCCGGTGCTCGCGCCCGCGAACACGGCGGTCGGTCGGGCGCTGAACGACTCGACGCCGTTCCGCGACGCGCTCCGACTCCGGATCTACCTCCGCGTCCGCGAGCGCCTCCAACGAGTCGACGCGGAGACGGGCGGCGTCGCGGTGGCCGCCGGGCTGCCGACGGTCGACGACACGGCGGACTACCGGGCGGCCATCGAGCGGGTCACGGTCGAACGCGCCGGTCCGAACAGGACCGCGCTCCGGGCGACCGTCGAGGGCGTGGCGGTCCGGGTCAGCCGCGGGGACCGCGTCGTGACCCGGCGACGAGTCGCACCGACCGTGACAGTGACGACGCCGGTCCTGCTCCTACACGAGCAGGTCCGGACGTACGACCGGCGCGTGAACAGGGGACTCGGCGGACCGGGCCTCGGGCAGCGCCTCACCGCTCGCCTCTACCCCATCGCGTGGACCCGTGGGGCCGCGCAGTACGGCGGTGCCCCGATCGAGAACGTCGTCGCGAACCGCCACGTCAGTCTCGCGACCAACGGCGCGCTGCTGGGCGTCCAGCGATCGACGTTCGGCCGGAGCGACCCGGACGGCCGGCGGGCGCTGACGGAGGCGACGGCCGCGGTGGGCGTCGCCGACGTCCTCCGCGGGAGCCGGCCCAGTCCCCTGGTCGGTCACGCCCTCGACCGGGCAGAGTACCGTCCCGTCGGCGACGACATCGCGACCGCGCCCGGCGACGACCTGCCCGAGCGACCCCGCCCGAACGACACGATGCGGGTCGGGGTCGACGCGACGGCGGACGCGGCCTTCCGGGCCGTCGCCGCGCCGGCCAACCTGAGCGAGACGACCGCCGACGCATACACCGTCGAGGTGACGCTGGCCGCGAGCAGCCGTCACGTCGGCGGCGGACACCCCTCGACGCCGCCCGCGCCCGGCGAGAACTGGACGCTCGTCGGGACCGAGACGGCGACCCGAACCCGGGTGGTCGGAGACGCGGACCCGCGGCCGGCGGTCCCGCGCGGGTGGCACGAACTCGATCGCTTCGGGCGGCGGGTCGCGGTCGAGCGCGTCCATACCGGGGTGTGGGAGAACGGGAGCCGCCGGACGACGACCGCCGCGACGGCGACGGAGTACCGGGTCGCGACCGTCTCGCTGCTCGGTCGCCACGACGGCGGGTCGGCCGCACCGCGACGCGGCATCGCGACGGCACACGACGCCGCCGGGAGCCCGCTCGACGGCCCGAACCTCGCCGACGTGTCGTCCCGGGCTGAACGGGCACTCGTCGCGCGGCGGGGCGGCCGGGACGCCGTCGCGGCCGACGCCGCCGTCGGACCCGTCTCGGCTCCGACGGTCGAAGTGACCGGCGACCGACCCGACGGCCTGCGGGCGTGGGTGTACCGCGACCTCCGGCGGCTGCGCGAGGAGGTCCGGTCGACGAACGTGACCGTGGAGCGGGGAGCGGTCGGGACGTTCGAGACGAACCCCGCCCGCCGTCTCCGCGAGCGGGTCGCGAGCCGACGCGCGGCGCTGGTCGACGCGCCCGAGACCTACGCGAGCACCGCCCAGAAGGCCCGCGTGGCCGCCCGGGTGGCGTACCTCGACGCGGTCGAGCGACGGCTGGCGGCCCGGGCACGGCAGCGGTCGGAGGCGGGAGCGGCCGTCGACGACCGGCTCCGTGATCGGACGGGCGGTTCGCTCGCCGATC from Haloarcula litorea encodes:
- a CDS encoding type II secretion system F family protein, with product MTAASDEPSAVPDPLRDPVELPDGYRTACRRLGVDGDPKRLLVAGYTLALCCWLLGLATLSLGSGPVGVAAGLTALVVAVAAALAVRYGVPLAARAKRGRALGAAPSLVTALVLGVTLWPTAERAAAFAASAGDGRLAARLAAHRRRAAGTPESGLGAFAAAWRDRFPALAEAVTHVERAAATPASERPAVLGAARRRVLDGTRDEMARFAADLRGPTTGLYAFGVLLPLAFVSLLPAAAAAGVPVTAGVLVGVYGVALPAGLAVASAWLLARRPLAFPPAPVPRTHPEVPSRPTNAVAAAAVAAVGGWIVGAALRPGWGGSFAALGFGPGVGLFVHYRPVVAVREHVERVEAALPDALTAIGRRVDRGTAVETALTEAASVTTDPLASLLVATVDRQRTLGTDLESAFRGDHGTLATVPSPRLRRVATLLSAAAAVGPPAGASITRMGEHLEELRRVERETERDLAQVTGTLSNTAALFGPLVGGATVALAGSMRAGGPIETVAVGVLGPVVGWYCLVLAALLTALSTGLYRGFDRALVGSRVGLALCSATATFLAALVATRLLV
- a CDS encoding DUF7283 family protein, yielding MFDTHAQTLFVWVALAAVGVAVLGTVVSMPTTAPPDASAAAATVDEVATSPPGSVAVRDVHADSWSLSDRQLGLRSDGGTSHATLLRPAVPALGGRLAAVARGRPPATAFRSVRGFERAVTHARERGVGWRPAPTRLTVRHVAWGGVDVTLVG
- a CDS encoding DUF7285 family protein, with translation MSRSSARAATEPLAALVAVAAVTTGLTLYAGVLDTAFGAGPDRRNVAEPTADGIEQRLTTAGVVHPARVRESLAAVPAGYEGNVTISGPGRWSAGPEPPAGAATERRPVSVAIGPATVRRGTLAVRVWR
- a CDS encoding DUF7284 family protein, translated to MTRATSTVLDATLCLLLVGAAATVVVDGVDTAPAPDRTAAVERADLLASSTASVEYRLRTRGEHPDWVANGSARHRRTAHGTLAALLADAAMTNVSSRGRRLSTASVGFERRVRDATRDRLAGPDHASRIRVHWTPYRGAPLSATTTVGERPPPSADVRSVTLAVASPMEPAAERARRAAAGGDYRAVAAVVARSTVGGLFPPEQTRLALHGDYPADRLMANRYRRAAALTGAGRLPGDGNVSTNNARLAAALTDRFAADMRRRFASPPAAADAVRTGRVTLVVRTWSR
- a CDS encoding DUF7286 family protein, with protein sequence MKADDRARVPFALLGVLLLVSSLALAPTLGTRPTPETTAVERALDRGTAATQTAVRDGVATAGRRAAANPVLAPANTAVGRALNDSTPFRDALRLRIYLRVRERLQRVDAETGGVAVAAGLPTVDDTADYRAAIERVTVERAGPNRTALRATVEGVAVRVSRGDRVVTRRRVAPTVTVTTPVLLLHEQVRTYDRRVNRGLGGPGLGQRLTARLYPIAWTRGAAQYGGAPIENVVANRHVSLATNGALLGVQRSTFGRSDPDGRRALTEATAAVGVADVLRGSRPSPLVGHALDRAEYRPVGDDIATAPGDDLPERPRPNDTMRVGVDATADAAFRAVAAPANLSETTADAYTVEVTLAASSRHVGGGHPSTPPAPGENWTLVGTETATRTRVVGDADPRPAVPRGWHELDRFGRRVAVERVHTGVWENGSRRTTTAATATEYRVATVSLLGRHDGGSAAPRRGIATAHDAAGSPLDGPNLADVSSRAERALVARRGGRDAVAADAAVGPVSAPTVEVTGDRPDGLRAWVYRDLRRLREEVRSTNVTVERGAVGTFETNPARRLRERVASRRAALVDAPETYASTAQKARVAARVAYLDAVERRLAARARQRSEAGAAVDDRLRDRTGGSLADLRRSLTARETRVARARPAPVGPAGPVRTRVDARPQYLTLASVSRDRYPAMDGTEHPLVARNVNVFTVPYGDAADAVVGGLFSSADRARLGTAAAALRATETTGDAASNATLERREDGLRRRIERANDAVAAELAETVAAETDANGAESRAVVRAGLSEWNTTSGRAQALANGPAAVRVADAAARERDLSRVERDWLRVRLAGTVDESLARPIARPRQPAVERAATTARAVARDRLKSTVANATRERAERYAKKKLGTKALPAGLPLAPPLTPWYATANVWWVTVEGEYARFAVTADHGTPTTPGARTTYVRDGDAVTLDVDGDGEPERLGRSSRLTFRASTGVVVVVGPNPRGVGDKDGVAVETSAGWPSAGPT